In a single window of the Acidobacteriota bacterium genome:
- a CDS encoding gluconate 2-dehydrogenase subunit 3 family protein: MSVIPDSQRNLLRLLAGRLVPESAQRSRTEHDEMLALIDQALADRPAAIQRQFSLFLHVLRWAPVARYGRPLDRLAPQQQDSVLRWFQDFPVQVIRSGFWGVRTLVMMSYYARPEVGASIGYQPSADGNAVLHARSRR, from the coding sequence GTGAGCGTCATCCCCGACAGTCAACGCAATCTGCTGCGCCTGCTTGCCGGACGTCTTGTGCCAGAGTCGGCGCAACGCTCCCGCACCGAGCACGATGAGATGCTCGCGCTTATCGACCAGGCTCTCGCTGACCGGCCGGCCGCCATCCAGCGCCAGTTCTCTCTATTCCTTCACGTGTTGCGTTGGGCACCGGTGGCGCGCTATGGACGCCCGCTCGACCGCCTCGCGCCACAGCAGCAGGATTCCGTGTTGCGCTGGTTCCAGGACTTCCCCGTTCAAGTGATTCGAAGCGGATTCTGGGGTGTCCGCACACTGGTGATGATGAGCTATTACGCCCGCCCCGAAGTGGGCGCATCGATCGGCTACCAACCTTCGGCCGACGGCAACGCGGTGCTCCATGCTCGATCGCGACGCTGA
- a CDS encoding GMC family oxidoreductase, translating to MLDRDADIVIIGSGAGGGTVARELAPLCRDGARVVVLEAGPKLRESEFTGREVEMARRLYVDDGGFLTEDRAMTLAFGRAYGGSTVVYTGTSLTIAEPTLERWGVPGLTHGDVLRRSQKYLADNNVHLLDEEDLNDNNRLFAEGCRTLGYRVEQFPLNLKGCTGSSLCNLGCPSGAKMGTHRVQLPEAERQGVSVVTNCTVDRIEDRAVVATVSERSYGEPSAWAPGEYRVRARAVVVSAGAIGSPALMLRSQLPAPLPALGRYFTCHPALILVAQHDRPITNYAGHPKSFYCDHFADSEGFLLETCMYFPFTTAKSLTGFGAEHSRLMRAMDRLQMILVLAIDPPEPDNRVLVDREGRTVVRYCFTDRVKRSLVLAMRASARIFFAAGAARIHAPASPQFFIEASDVHRVDELIPLDGLVLGKVAIASAHPMGGCRMGSSPTESVTDHWGQVHGVPWLFVADGSLFPRCAEINPYITIMALADRVAEGVRRQLPELRALSS from the coding sequence ATGCTCGATCGCGACGCTGACATCGTCATCATCGGCTCCGGCGCGGGTGGTGGCACGGTCGCCAGGGAACTTGCTCCTCTCTGCCGGGATGGCGCGCGCGTCGTGGTCCTCGAGGCGGGTCCCAAACTGCGTGAATCGGAGTTCACGGGCCGCGAGGTCGAAATGGCTCGGCGGCTGTATGTGGATGACGGCGGGTTCCTGACCGAAGACCGCGCCATGACGCTTGCGTTCGGACGAGCCTACGGAGGATCGACGGTCGTCTACACGGGCACATCGTTGACGATCGCCGAGCCGACGCTGGAACGGTGGGGCGTGCCCGGGCTGACGCATGGCGATGTGCTTCGGCGGTCGCAGAAGTACCTGGCGGACAACAACGTCCATCTTCTCGACGAAGAGGACCTCAATGACAACAACCGCCTGTTCGCCGAAGGCTGCCGCACGCTCGGGTATCGCGTCGAGCAGTTCCCGCTGAATCTGAAAGGCTGCACAGGATCGAGCCTGTGTAATCTCGGATGCCCCAGCGGCGCGAAGATGGGCACCCATCGCGTGCAACTGCCGGAGGCCGAACGGCAGGGCGTCAGCGTCGTGACCAACTGTACGGTCGACCGCATCGAAGATCGCGCGGTCGTCGCCACCGTCAGCGAGCGGTCGTACGGCGAGCCGTCCGCCTGGGCTCCGGGTGAGTACCGGGTCCGTGCCAGAGCCGTGGTCGTCTCAGCAGGAGCCATCGGATCACCGGCGCTGATGTTGCGGTCACAACTGCCCGCGCCGCTCCCGGCTCTCGGCCGGTACTTCACGTGCCATCCCGCGCTGATCCTTGTCGCTCAGCACGACCGCCCTATCACCAACTACGCTGGACACCCGAAGAGCTTCTACTGCGATCACTTTGCCGATTCGGAGGGGTTCCTGCTGGAAACGTGCATGTACTTCCCGTTTACGACGGCCAAGAGCCTGACCGGGTTCGGCGCCGAACACAGTCGCTTGATGCGCGCCATGGACCGGCTGCAGATGATTCTCGTGCTGGCAATCGATCCGCCAGAGCCCGATAACCGTGTGCTCGTCGATCGCGAGGGCCGGACGGTGGTGCGCTACTGCTTCACGGACCGGGTCAAACGGTCGCTGGTGCTCGCGATGAGAGCGTCGGCGCGCATTTTCTTTGCAGCAGGCGCGGCCCGGATCCACGCGCCGGCGTCGCCGCAGTTCTTCATCGAGGCCAGCGACGTACATCGAGTCGACGAACTGATCCCACTTGATGGTCTCGTGCTGGGCAAGGTCGCCATCGCGAGCGCGCATCCGATGGGGGGATGCCGCATGGGCTCGAGCCCTACCGAATCGGTCACCGACCATTGGGGCCAGGTCCACGGCGTGCCGTGGCTGTTTGTGGCGGACGGCAGCCTGTTTCCCCGCTGCGCCGAGATCAACCCGTACATAACCATCATGGCACTGGCCGACCGCGTCGCCGAAGGCGTCCGCCGGCAACTGCCGGAACTGCGAGCGCTGTCGTCATGA
- a CDS encoding thiamine pyrophosphate-binding protein produces the protein MRMRGSDLVVRALEDAGARFAFGIPGTHNIELYDALHRSQQVLAVLVTDEQSAGFMADGVSRTSSSVGVVNVVPGAGITHCLSGIAEAYLDGIPLIVLACGIRNDTGRAYQLHDIDQLALLRPVTKACLTPATPDDIYQVVRQAFDLAQAGTPGPVAVEIPANFYLLTHEVAATPPYSAVDASMTVAPDALAEAARLLNGATRVLLYLGYGARDAGPALVAIAEKLGSPAATTIQGKGVFPEHHPLWLWNGLGRSAPPFVRTVAGRCDVMLAIGCRFGEVGTGSYGFTPPATLIHVDINRDVFHRNFPATLAIEADASAFASALLPLITAREEWGDTTEHMAVGHRDLRETWLRDRSETSVTPAVLFDALQSLSPDAIYATDSGNGTFLGMEHLRLDLPGQFLAPVDFSCMGYAVPAAIGAKLANPARDVVALPGDGALLMTGLELATAASYGLGVVVCVLRDGELAQIAQFQRTALGEEENSVLPPFKVDALAAAVGAEYVACRQDAHVAGALNRAFEVARGGRPVVVDVAIDYSRKTFFTKGVVATTFWRLPWGDRLRMLGRAVSRNVRRLD, from the coding sequence ATGAGGATGCGGGGATCCGATCTGGTCGTACGGGCATTGGAGGATGCGGGGGCACGGTTCGCCTTCGGGATCCCCGGCACCCACAACATCGAGCTGTACGACGCGCTGCATCGGTCACAACAGGTGCTCGCGGTGCTGGTCACCGACGAGCAGAGCGCCGGCTTCATGGCCGACGGCGTCTCGCGCACCTCGTCGAGCGTGGGCGTCGTCAACGTCGTGCCGGGCGCCGGCATCACGCATTGCCTCTCCGGCATAGCAGAGGCCTACCTGGATGGCATTCCGCTGATTGTCCTGGCCTGTGGTATCCGCAACGACACGGGCCGCGCGTATCAACTGCACGACATCGATCAGCTTGCCCTGCTCCGGCCTGTCACAAAGGCATGTCTCACACCGGCGACGCCGGATGACATCTACCAGGTCGTTCGACAGGCGTTTGATCTCGCCCAGGCTGGAACACCGGGTCCGGTCGCCGTCGAGATCCCCGCGAACTTCTATCTGCTGACGCACGAGGTGGCGGCCACGCCGCCCTACAGCGCCGTGGACGCGTCGATGACGGTCGCCCCCGATGCCCTCGCCGAAGCGGCCCGCCTCCTGAATGGCGCGACACGCGTGCTGCTCTATCTCGGATACGGCGCTCGTGACGCGGGGCCCGCGCTGGTCGCCATCGCCGAGAAGCTCGGCTCACCGGCCGCGACGACCATCCAGGGCAAGGGCGTGTTCCCCGAACATCATCCCTTGTGGTTGTGGAACGGCCTCGGTCGTTCCGCGCCTCCGTTTGTCCGGACGGTCGCGGGCCGATGTGACGTCATGCTGGCAATCGGATGCCGGTTTGGAGAGGTCGGCACGGGAAGCTACGGATTCACGCCCCCGGCGACGCTCATCCACGTCGATATCAACCGCGACGTCTTTCATCGCAACTTCCCGGCGACACTGGCCATCGAAGCCGACGCCTCCGCATTCGCGTCGGCACTCCTGCCGCTCATCACGGCCCGTGAGGAATGGGGCGACACCACAGAACACATGGCGGTCGGCCATCGCGACCTTCGTGAGACGTGGCTGCGCGACCGGAGCGAAACGAGTGTGACACCGGCCGTCCTCTTCGACGCGCTCCAGAGCCTGTCGCCCGACGCGATCTATGCCACCGACAGCGGGAACGGGACGTTTCTCGGCATGGAACATCTCAGGCTGGACCTGCCCGGACAGTTTCTCGCCCCGGTGGATTTTTCCTGTATGGGGTATGCGGTGCCAGCGGCCATCGGCGCCAAACTGGCCAACCCGGCTCGCGACGTTGTCGCACTGCCAGGGGATGGCGCACTGTTGATGACCGGGCTGGAACTGGCGACGGCCGCGTCGTACGGCCTCGGCGTCGTGGTCTGCGTGCTGCGCGACGGCGAACTCGCGCAGATTGCCCAGTTTCAGAGAACGGCGCTTGGCGAAGAGGAAAACAGCGTGCTGCCGCCGTTCAAGGTGGACGCGCTGGCCGCCGCCGTTGGCGCCGAGTACGTGGCATGCCGACAGGACGCTCACGTCGCTGGCGCGCTCAATCGAGCATTCGAAGTGGCGCGCGGCGGCAGGCCGGTCGTCGTCGACGTCGCGATCGACTATTCGCGAAAGACGTTCTTCACCAAGGGCGTCGTGGCAACCACGTTTTGGCGATTGCCGTGGGGCGACCGCCTCCGGATGCTTGGACGCGCCGTGTCGCGCAACGTGCGACGTCTCGATTAA
- a CDS encoding energy-coupling factor ABC transporter permease produces MKPVLLSLRRWPIPDGMLLRVHIPDGFLSVGVTTATWAAATVGVASALRAEKADSHPMPAGILGATAAFLFAAQMINVPIAPGVSGHLVGSALAAALLGPWRALVAMAVVLTIQAVLFQDGGISALGANIVDMGVAGVAVGYAVAALTTRWLRSPRGFAIGVVVGAFAATVAASVLTGVWLGLSGLYPLGAIVQVMLVTHVAIGVLEAALTGAILVTVLRWRPDLVRGLNTSHTVSHPAVAFVGILGVAVVIAAFISPFASALPDGLEYAAERLGFAGRAHAAWSAPFAEYSLPFAASGRVATAIAGTLGTIAVAMLAWLISRGLRAPTDAIHR; encoded by the coding sequence GTGAAACCGGTTCTCCTCTCGCTCCGGCGATGGCCCATCCCCGATGGTATGCTCTTGCGCGTGCACATCCCTGACGGCTTTCTGAGCGTCGGCGTCACCACGGCCACCTGGGCCGCGGCCACCGTCGGCGTGGCCTCCGCGCTTCGGGCGGAGAAGGCCGACAGCCATCCAATGCCAGCCGGCATTCTCGGCGCCACGGCGGCCTTCCTGTTCGCCGCCCAGATGATCAACGTGCCGATCGCGCCCGGCGTCAGCGGCCACCTGGTTGGAAGCGCGCTGGCTGCGGCGCTGCTTGGGCCTTGGCGCGCGCTCGTCGCCATGGCTGTCGTGCTGACCATCCAGGCCGTGCTCTTCCAGGACGGGGGCATCAGCGCGCTCGGCGCCAACATCGTTGATATGGGTGTGGCGGGTGTCGCGGTCGGGTACGCCGTGGCGGCGCTCACCACCCGCTGGTTGAGAAGCCCACGCGGATTTGCCATCGGGGTCGTGGTCGGCGCGTTCGCGGCGACCGTTGCGGCATCCGTCCTGACCGGCGTCTGGCTCGGCCTATCGGGCCTCTATCCGCTCGGGGCCATCGTGCAGGTCATGCTGGTGACGCATGTGGCGATCGGCGTGCTCGAAGCGGCACTGACCGGGGCCATCCTCGTGACCGTGCTGCGGTGGAGACCGGACTTGGTGCGGGGTCTCAACACCAGTCATACGGTGAGCCATCCGGCCGTTGCATTTGTCGGCATCCTTGGCGTGGCTGTCGTGATCGCGGCCTTCATCTCGCCCTTCGCGTCAGCGCTGCCAGACGGTCTCGAGTATGCGGCCGAGCGCCTCGGCTTTGCCGGTCGTGCCCACGCCGCGTGGTCGGCGCCCTTTGCCGAGTACTCGCTTCCATTCGCAGCCTCGGGCCGTGTGGCCACAGCGATCGCCGGAACGCTCGGAACGATCGCGGTGGCCATGCTGGCCTGGCTCATCAGCCGCGGTCTCCGGGCACCGACCGATGCCATACACCGGTAG
- a CDS encoding ABC transporter ATP-binding protein yields the protein MSSERPRAVGFEVSGLTYHYPDGSAALDGISLRVDAGERVALLGPNGAGKSTLLLHVAGLLPERRRYLHVHEPGGTAHRHGLVGRVVVDGTELAPGSIKRIRDLVGIVFQDPDDQLFGLTVGEDVAYGPRARRWTATTTAHAVEESLAAVGLSGFEHRSPHHLSAGEKRRVCLAGVLACRPGLLLLDEPSSGLDPRGRRGLAELLRGLTATIVVASHDLGFVTELCSRAVVLDHGGIVADGSVAAILGDHDLLLRHGLA from the coding sequence ATGAGCAGCGAGCGTCCGCGGGCTGTCGGCTTCGAGGTCTCCGGCCTCACGTACCACTACCCGGACGGATCGGCTGCGCTCGACGGCATCAGTCTGCGTGTCGACGCCGGAGAACGCGTCGCGCTGCTCGGCCCCAATGGCGCCGGTAAGTCCACGCTGCTCCTGCACGTGGCGGGCCTCCTGCCCGAACGGCGTCGATACCTGCATGTTCACGAACCAGGGGGAACCGCACATCGCCATGGCCTGGTGGGACGGGTCGTGGTTGACGGTACGGAACTGGCGCCCGGCAGCATCAAACGGATCCGCGATCTGGTGGGCATCGTGTTTCAGGATCCCGATGACCAGTTGTTTGGCCTGACGGTTGGTGAGGATGTCGCCTACGGCCCACGGGCCCGCCGCTGGACGGCGACGACGACTGCCCACGCGGTCGAAGAAAGCCTGGCCGCCGTCGGCCTGTCCGGATTCGAGCACCGCTCGCCGCACCATCTCTCGGCCGGCGAAAAGCGCCGCGTGTGTCTTGCCGGCGTGCTGGCGTGTCGTCCCGGCCTGCTCCTGCTCGATGAGCCCTCGTCTGGTCTTGATCCCCGCGGCCGGCGCGGGCTGGCGGAATTGCTGCGCGGCCTGACCGCGACCATCGTCGTGGCGAGCCACGACCTGGGATTCGTCACCGAACTCTGCTCGCGTGCTGTCGTTCTCGACCACGGAGGCATCGTGGCGGACGGATCCGTCGCGGCGATCCTCGGTGATCACGACCTGCTGCTGCGGCACGGTCTGGCCTGA
- a CDS encoding threonine/serine dehydratase, with protein sequence MIDGLVSIDAIREASARIRPLARVTPLLEVTDVSGDLEPPGPLFLKCENLQRSGAFKIRGAVNMMLRLPESDRARGVITFSSGNHGIAMSLAAKLLGVSAVVVMPTTAPTVKVEAARRLGAEIVFEGTTTIERKIRTEKLAAERGLTIVPPFDHEWIVAGQGTMGLEILEQCPQVSAVYVPASGGGMIAGVATAIKSLNRAVRIIGVEPAGANRMTKSLHAGRPVTLDSVSGIADGLLAVRPGDITFRHVQAYVDYMITVDDAAIARAIRWLFDHAKLVVEPSGAATVAAVLGRQDASWSRDGAARVTVPAGSPTVAVLSGGSVDATAYGRYITGGI encoded by the coding sequence ATGATTGACGGACTCGTCAGCATCGACGCCATTCGCGAAGCGTCCGCCCGCATTCGCCCGCTGGCCCGGGTCACGCCGCTTCTCGAGGTGACCGACGTCAGCGGTGATCTCGAGCCTCCAGGTCCGCTGTTTCTGAAATGTGAGAATCTCCAACGCAGCGGGGCCTTCAAGATTCGTGGCGCCGTCAACATGATGCTCAGGCTCCCCGAATCCGATCGGGCCCGAGGTGTCATCACGTTCTCATCCGGCAACCACGGCATCGCGATGTCGCTGGCCGCGAAACTACTGGGCGTGTCCGCCGTCGTCGTCATGCCGACCACGGCGCCAACCGTCAAAGTAGAGGCGGCCCGCCGGCTGGGTGCGGAAATCGTGTTCGAGGGCACGACGACGATTGAGCGAAAGATCAGAACTGAGAAGCTGGCGGCCGAACGTGGGCTCACCATTGTGCCGCCGTTCGACCACGAGTGGATTGTCGCCGGCCAGGGCACGATGGGACTCGAGATTCTCGAACAGTGCCCGCAGGTGTCAGCTGTCTATGTTCCAGCCAGCGGTGGAGGCATGATCGCGGGCGTCGCCACCGCGATCAAGAGCCTGAACCGGGCCGTGCGAATCATTGGCGTCGAGCCGGCCGGCGCGAACAGGATGACGAAGTCGCTACACGCCGGTCGCCCGGTCACGCTGGATTCGGTCAGCGGCATCGCCGACGGCCTGCTCGCGGTGCGTCCAGGCGATATCACGTTCCGGCACGTGCAGGCCTACGTCGACTACATGATCACCGTGGACGATGCGGCCATCGCGCGTGCGATCCGGTGGCTGTTCGATCACGCAAAACTCGTCGTCGAACCGAGCGGCGCGGCCACGGTCGCCGCCGTGCTCGGTCGCCAGGACGCGTCGTGGTCTCGGGATGGAGCGGCGAGAGTGACCGTCCCGGCGGGAAGCCCGACCGTCGCCGTGCTGAGCGGCGGCAGCGTGGACGCGACCGCATACGGACGGTACATCACCGGCGGGATCTAG
- the pepT gene encoding peptidase T, protein MAEREALIDRFVRYAKIDTQSSGTSTSYPSTEKQKELLRVLIDDLKAAGLDDAAMDEWGYVMATLPSNIPSGHPARGKVPTVGLIAHVDTYHEVSGANVKPQIHRHYDGRDIVLPGDPSQVIRVADEPELAACKGLTVITTDGTTLLGADDKAGVSVIVETLWQFKEHPSRLHGPIRVGFTPDEEVGRGTEHFDVVKFGAAVAYTIDGSGLGSLEAETFCADTAFVTVTGADVHPGYAKNKMVNAVRVLSALLMALPQHKTPETTEGREGFLHPISISGNTSESKAQLLVRSFSEEGLRELEDILRDTAAFMEKRYTGAKVAVEIKDAYRNMKYKLDAVPHVVECADQAVRRAGLVPQRLPVRGGTDGSRLSFMGLPTPNLFNGSMNFHGKKEWVPLEWMAKSVETLGHLCDIWVERSALGTVS, encoded by the coding sequence ATGGCTGAACGAGAAGCCCTGATCGACAGGTTTGTCAGGTACGCGAAGATCGATACCCAGTCGTCGGGGACCTCGACGTCGTACCCGTCCACCGAGAAGCAGAAGGAATTGCTCCGTGTCCTGATAGACGATCTGAAGGCGGCCGGGCTCGACGACGCCGCGATGGACGAGTGGGGCTACGTGATGGCCACGCTTCCATCGAATATCCCCTCAGGGCATCCCGCCCGCGGCAAGGTCCCGACCGTTGGCCTCATCGCCCACGTGGACACGTATCACGAAGTCAGCGGCGCCAACGTCAAACCGCAGATCCATCGCCACTACGACGGCCGCGACATCGTCCTGCCCGGTGATCCGTCGCAGGTCATCCGTGTGGCCGATGAACCCGAACTCGCGGCATGCAAGGGGCTGACGGTCATCACCACCGACGGAACGACGTTGCTCGGCGCCGACGACAAGGCTGGCGTGTCGGTCATCGTCGAGACGCTGTGGCAATTCAAGGAGCACCCATCCCGACTGCACGGCCCCATCCGCGTGGGCTTCACGCCGGACGAAGAGGTGGGCCGCGGCACAGAACATTTCGATGTCGTAAAATTTGGCGCCGCCGTCGCGTACACGATTGACGGGTCCGGCCTGGGTTCGCTCGAAGCCGAGACGTTCTGCGCGGACACGGCGTTTGTGACGGTGACCGGTGCGGACGTGCATCCGGGTTACGCCAAGAATAAGATGGTGAACGCCGTGCGCGTGCTGAGCGCACTGCTGATGGCGTTGCCGCAGCACAAGACGCCCGAGACGACCGAGGGCCGGGAAGGATTCCTGCATCCCATCTCGATCTCCGGCAATACGTCCGAATCGAAGGCGCAGTTGCTCGTCCGCAGCTTCAGCGAGGAAGGTCTGCGCGAACTCGAAGACATCCTGCGCGACACCGCCGCCTTCATGGAGAAGCGGTACACCGGCGCGAAAGTAGCCGTCGAGATCAAGGACGCCTACCGGAACATGAAATACAAACTCGACGCCGTCCCGCATGTCGTCGAGTGCGCCGACCAGGCCGTCCGGCGCGCCGGTCTCGTGCCGCAGCGTCTCCCCGTGCGCGGGGGCACCGACGGATCACGCCTGTCGTTTATGGGACTGCCGACGCCGAACCTCTTCAACGGCTCGATGAACTTCCACGGCAAAAAGGAATGGGTGCCGCTCGAATGGATGGCCAAGTCGGTGGAGACGCTCGGCCATCTCTGCGACATCTGGGTCGAGCGATCTGCATTGGGGACGGTTTCATAA
- a CDS encoding AAA family ATPase has translation MILESVRVENFKCIDDSTEFTIRPLTGIVGKNESGKTALLKALYRVNPILPIDGDFSDVEYPRRRWASYRQKRQKAPDRVVTTTWKLVDRDLEALGAALGPDALTSDKVVVSKGYDNRLRWQIDVDERRVVSNLIRAAKLDAAELQGLWSVTTVAELTRLVKDVEHPTAAQSALAAEAQQRFPHGTVHDEAVLVLEKRLPQFLYFADYHRLPAEVSVDELLRHKAANQLTVVDSVFLALLELANTSAEDLQEIDQFEYLVAELESVSQRITRDVLDYWTQDRSLDVEFRCDAARPNDPPPFNSGYILRTRIRNKRHNVTLSFDERSSGFIWFFSFLVWLSHIRREHESDYIVLLDEPGLSLHARAQMDMMRFIREQLLPHFQVIYTTHSPFMIDPEHLDGVRTAEDAGANDKVLGTKVGDRFLSNDQDTSFPIRAALAYDVARRAVLGPQTLLLDRASDVLYLKWFSRELQQQGRDHLDPAWSLVPIGGLDSIGPFAALFANAAQKIVVLTDGLMSHPRRLEGLWERGVLQFGRILRPALYVDQDDAQIEDMLGRPLFRELVTGAFNLGESGVLPGDAPADAPHRLVAEVERFFASMPPWAPKFDSFAPASYLFENTATLRLALPDLDAALDRFEKLFRDLNGIAAE, from the coding sequence ATGATCCTCGAGTCTGTCCGCGTCGAAAACTTCAAGTGCATCGACGACTCCACCGAATTCACGATTCGGCCACTCACCGGAATTGTCGGCAAGAACGAATCGGGCAAGACGGCGCTGCTGAAGGCCTTGTACCGCGTGAACCCGATTCTGCCGATCGATGGGGATTTCTCAGACGTCGAGTACCCGCGAAGACGGTGGGCGTCCTACCGGCAAAAGCGCCAGAAGGCGCCAGACCGAGTCGTGACGACCACCTGGAAGCTCGTGGATCGCGATCTCGAGGCGCTCGGGGCCGCGCTTGGGCCCGACGCGCTCACCAGCGACAAGGTGGTCGTGTCGAAAGGCTACGACAACCGCTTGCGGTGGCAGATCGATGTCGACGAGCGTCGAGTCGTCTCGAACCTGATCCGGGCGGCCAAGCTCGACGCGGCGGAACTGCAGGGCCTGTGGTCGGTGACGACGGTCGCTGAGCTGACCAGACTCGTCAAGGACGTCGAGCACCCGACGGCGGCCCAGTCGGCGCTGGCGGCCGAGGCGCAGCAGCGCTTCCCGCACGGGACGGTCCACGATGAAGCCGTACTGGTGCTCGAAAAGCGGTTGCCGCAGTTCCTCTATTTTGCGGATTACCATCGCCTGCCTGCGGAAGTGTCCGTCGACGAACTGCTCCGCCACAAAGCCGCCAACCAGCTGACGGTGGTCGATTCGGTGTTCCTGGCGCTGCTCGAACTCGCGAATACATCGGCTGAGGATCTGCAGGAGATCGACCAGTTCGAGTACCTGGTCGCCGAACTCGAGTCGGTGTCGCAACGCATCACGCGCGACGTGCTCGACTACTGGACCCAGGATCGGTCGCTCGACGTCGAGTTCCGGTGTGATGCCGCCCGTCCAAACGATCCCCCGCCGTTCAACAGCGGCTACATCCTCCGGACCCGCATCCGGAACAAGCGGCACAACGTGACGCTCAGCTTTGACGAGCGAAGCAGCGGGTTCATCTGGTTTTTTTCCTTCCTCGTGTGGTTGTCGCACATCCGGCGCGAGCACGAATCCGACTACATCGTGCTGCTCGACGAGCCGGGCCTCAGCCTGCACGCCCGCGCGCAGATGGACATGATGCGGTTCATTCGCGAGCAGCTGCTGCCGCACTTTCAGGTGATCTACACGACGCACTCGCCGTTCATGATTGACCCCGAACACCTGGATGGCGTGCGAACCGCCGAAGACGCGGGCGCCAACGACAAGGTGCTGGGCACGAAGGTGGGCGACCGGTTCCTGAGCAACGACCAGGACACGTCGTTTCCGATCCGGGCGGCGCTGGCGTACGACGTGGCGCGGCGGGCGGTGTTGGGTCCCCAGACGTTGCTGCTCGACCGCGCCAGCGATGTGCTGTACCTGAAGTGGTTCTCGCGTGAGTTGCAGCAGCAGGGGCGCGATCATCTCGATCCAGCGTGGAGCCTGGTGCCGATCGGTGGACTCGACAGCATCGGGCCGTTCGCCGCGCTCTTCGCCAACGCGGCTCAGAAGATCGTGGTCCTGACTGATGGCCTGATGAGCCACCCGCGCCGGCTCGAGGGCCTGTGGGAGCGCGGCGTGCTCCAGTTCGGAAGGATCCTGAGGCCGGCGTTGTATGTGGATCAGGACGACGCGCAGATCGAAGACATGCTCGGCCGTCCCCTGTTCCGCGAACTGGTGACCGGGGCCTTCAACCTCGGCGAATCGGGCGTGCTCCCGGGGGACGCGCCGGCTGATGCGCCTCATCGGCTCGTGGCCGAAGTCGAGCGGTTCTTCGCCTCCATGCCGCCGTGGGCGCCGAAGTTCGACAGTTTCGCGCCGGCGTCTTATCTGTTCGAGAATACGGCCACGCTGCGCCTGGCGCTGCCCGATCTCGACGCGGCGCTCGATCGGTTCGAAAAGCTGTTTCGCGACCTGAACGGCATCGCCGCTGAGTGA